In the genome of Solibacillus silvestris, one region contains:
- a CDS encoding phosphoesterase yields the protein MKYAILSDLHSHYKNTKKVLNHIQQVAPNAEIIGLGDLFECKIGKKKAKMVRHAKLKDAAIIDDKFMSLLTFPSIIGNQEERIALVTGDNRFLQYKNALVIEHATLIHGHQIEWDKTFNPTFPNIQTPLLFFGHSHEAAIYKDGQRQSVPYDIPLAVGKKQYQINVGPVVDNKEWCLYDSEEMTVTFMQAQ from the coding sequence ATGAAGTATGCAATTTTAAGTGACTTACATTCGCATTATAAAAATACTAAAAAGGTGTTAAACCATATACAGCAAGTAGCACCAAATGCAGAGATTATTGGCTTAGGGGATTTATTCGAGTGTAAAATCGGCAAGAAAAAGGCGAAAATGGTTCGTCATGCAAAGCTAAAAGATGCGGCAATTATTGATGATAAGTTTATGAGCCTCTTAACATTCCCTTCTATCATCGGCAACCAGGAAGAACGGATTGCTCTTGTAACAGGGGATAATCGTTTTCTCCAATATAAAAATGCACTTGTAATTGAACATGCAACTTTAATTCACGGGCACCAAATAGAGTGGGATAAGACATTCAATCCTACCTTCCCTAACATCCAAACGCCACTGCTGTTTTTTGGACATAGTCATGAAGCAGCCATCTATAAGGATGGGCAACGACAATCTGTCCCTTACGATATCCCTCTGGCTGTTGGAAAAAAACAATACCAGATTAATGTCGGTCCTGTCGTAGATAATAAAGAATGGTGCCTATATGACAGTGAGGAAATGACGGTCACTTTTATGCAGGCGCAATAG
- a CDS encoding radical SAM protein yields the protein MKTFKKVYIEITSVCNLACSFCPPTERAKGLIKVEQFAHILDEISGYTKYIYLHVKGEPLLHPRIGQLLDIAHEKGFKVNITTNGTLIKKNREKLLGKPALRQINFSLHSFDGHEGSENREKYLSDILEFVRDVRKHNVIISYRLWNLQRNNVSELANRRNRETLEILEKEYELDYEIQERVEMGSGVKIAKNIYLNQDHEFRWPSLLEKADEGKGFCHALRTHAAILVDGSVVPCCLDGEGVINLGNVHDQKFGEIITTDRAQNLVDGFSRREAIEELCKKCGFRQKFGMDSELPDVL from the coding sequence TTGAAAACTTTTAAGAAAGTGTATATCGAAATTACAAGTGTATGTAATTTAGCATGCAGCTTTTGTCCACCTACAGAGCGTGCAAAAGGATTAATAAAGGTAGAGCAATTTGCTCATATTTTAGATGAAATTAGCGGCTATACAAAATATATATACCTACATGTAAAAGGGGAGCCTTTATTGCATCCGCGCATTGGGCAATTACTTGATATTGCACATGAAAAGGGCTTTAAAGTCAATATTACGACAAACGGGACGTTAATTAAAAAGAACCGTGAAAAGCTTTTAGGCAAGCCTGCACTCAGACAAATAAATTTTTCGCTTCATAGTTTTGATGGACATGAAGGCTCTGAAAACCGCGAAAAGTACTTAAGTGATATTTTGGAATTTGTACGGGATGTACGAAAACATAATGTCATTATTTCTTACAGGCTATGGAATTTGCAGCGCAATAATGTTTCCGAACTGGCAAACCGTAGAAACCGCGAAACACTTGAAATTCTCGAAAAAGAGTATGAACTGGACTATGAAATTCAAGAGCGGGTAGAAATGGGCTCAGGAGTAAAAATTGCAAAAAACATCTATTTAAACCAGGATCATGAGTTCCGCTGGCCGAGTCTACTTGAAAAAGCGGATGAAGGAAAAGGGTTCTGTCATGCATTGCGTACACATGCAGCTATTTTAGTAGATGGTTCTGTTGTTCCTTGTTGTTTGGATGGCGAGGGTGTCATTAATCTAGGGAATGTCCACGATCAAAAATTCGGCGAAATTATTACTACCGACCGTGCACAAAACTTAGTAGATGGTTTTTCTCGTCGTGAAGCAATTGAAGAACTTTGCAAAAAATGCGGTTTCCGCCAAAAGTTTGGCATGGATTCAGAACTGCCGGATGTTTTGTAA
- a CDS encoding cytoplasmic protein, with product MDNNDILIRTRYALDLKNKEMIEIFKLGGVTVSPEDMPKILTKSLEKDEEAPADYDQMKVNHKNLEAFFNGLITYKRGPMPKKEGQPAPVQEKPDHVNNMMLKKLKVACQLTTEEMLDVLDDGGIAVSKGELGAIMRKPGHRNYKECGDNFARKFLKGLSVRYRG from the coding sequence ATGGATAATAATGATATTCTCATCCGAACGCGTTATGCATTGGATTTGAAAAATAAAGAAATGATTGAAATTTTTAAGTTAGGTGGCGTTACAGTTTCCCCGGAGGATATGCCGAAAATTTTAACGAAGTCTTTGGAAAAAGATGAGGAAGCACCTGCTGATTATGACCAAATGAAAGTGAATCATAAAAATTTGGAAGCATTTTTCAATGGGTTGATTACGTATAAGCGTGGACCGATGCCGAAAAAAGAAGGGCAGCCAGCGCCTGTGCAGGAAAAGCCGGATCATGTTAACAACATGATGCTGAAAAAGCTGAAAGTTGCATGCCAGCTGACGACAGAAGAGATGCTGGATGTGCTTGATGACGGGGGTATTGCAGTATCAAAAGGCGAACTTGGTGCCATTATGCGTAAACCGGGTCACCGTAATTACAAAGAATGCGGCGACAACTTTGCCCGTAAATTCCTTAAAGGCCTATCCGTTCGCTACCGCGGATAA